A single region of the Parasphingorhabdus litoris DSM 22379 genome encodes:
- a CDS encoding aldo/keto reductase — MSNLPKISPTRRLGQSDIEVTSMAWGMWRFAGRDVSEAAQLIHAVLDCGITLFDTADIYGFNGTDGFGDAETLLGEVLAKDKSLRDRMILASKGGIMPPLPYDSSTAYLEKAIDASLSRLGVDTIELWQIHRPDILTHPQEIARTLEQAVQSGKIQHIGVSNFTQNQIAALDHFLDLPIVTTQPEISALRIDTMENGELDQAMVMDMTPLAWSPLAGGRIASPDDDRAHAVVKELDRIAETFGVSRTATAYSWIMAHPSRPIPIIGSQRADRIADAMDALKVQWSRQDWYAVLVAARGVPLP; from the coding sequence ATGAGCAATCTTCCCAAAATTTCTCCTACTCGCCGGCTTGGGCAATCCGACATTGAAGTCACCTCCATGGCTTGGGGCATGTGGCGGTTTGCGGGGCGTGATGTTTCTGAGGCAGCGCAATTAATCCATGCCGTGCTCGATTGTGGCATTACCCTGTTCGATACAGCCGATATTTATGGCTTCAACGGAACAGATGGTTTTGGCGATGCCGAAACATTGCTTGGTGAAGTGCTGGCTAAAGACAAAAGCCTGCGCGATCGAATGATACTGGCGAGCAAAGGCGGTATCATGCCCCCGCTACCTTATGATAGCAGTACTGCCTATCTGGAAAAAGCGATCGATGCGTCTCTGTCCCGGTTGGGTGTAGATACGATCGAGCTTTGGCAAATACACCGGCCCGATATCTTGACTCATCCCCAGGAAATTGCGCGCACACTGGAACAGGCTGTGCAGTCGGGGAAGATACAGCATATTGGCGTTTCCAATTTTACCCAAAACCAGATTGCGGCGCTGGACCATTTCCTGGATCTGCCAATTGTCACTACGCAGCCGGAAATTTCAGCGCTCCGCATCGATACGATGGAAAATGGTGAACTGGATCAGGCAATGGTCATGGACATGACTCCACTAGCCTGGTCTCCATTGGCTGGCGGAAGGATTGCATCACCGGATGATGACCGTGCTCATGCGGTGGTCAAGGAACTGGACCGGATTGCTGAAACATTCGGGGTCAGTAGAACCGCAACCGCTTATAGCTGGATCATGGCGCATCCCTCTCGCCCGATTCCTATCATAGGGTCGCAGCGCGCAGATCGAATCGCAGATGCGATGGATGCCTTAAAGGTACAATGGAGCAGACAAGACTGGTATGCAGTGCTGGTCGCAGCGCGCGGCGTGCCGCTGCCCTGA